In Pirellulales bacterium, a single window of DNA contains:
- a CDS encoding glycosyltransferase codes for MSSTNDTAESRVAPIAVSIVVPTYRRDDLLRQCLAALEKQRFDAGRYEILIADDSGQPTTRSVVENFRRRCRAPMRYVAVGPTHGPAAARNAGWRAARGRVIAFTDDDCQPQPDWLREGLQTLDSTGAEAASGRVVVPLPRCPTDYEKNFAGLESAEFVTANCFCVRQALESIGGFDERFTRAWREDSDLQFALLERGFRIVRADSAIVVHPLRPGSWGISLRQQNRSFFDALLYKKHRRLFRERIAPLPWSYYAIGAAIVGIAAGTAAGIEPLAGLSALCWVFLTGRFLMRRLSGTSRSISHITEMICTSVLIPPLSLYWNLRGAWRFRVFYG; via the coding sequence ATGAGTTCGACAAACGACACCGCCGAAAGCCGCGTTGCTCCCATCGCTGTGTCGATCGTCGTGCCGACGTATCGGCGCGACGATTTGCTTCGCCAATGCCTCGCGGCTCTTGAGAAGCAACGGTTTGACGCCGGCCGTTACGAAATCCTCATCGCCGACGATTCCGGCCAGCCGACGACGCGGTCGGTCGTCGAGAACTTTCGCCGCCGCTGCAGAGCGCCGATGCGTTATGTCGCGGTCGGCCCGACGCATGGTCCGGCCGCCGCGCGGAATGCCGGCTGGCGAGCCGCCCGCGGACGAGTGATCGCATTTACGGACGATGACTGTCAGCCCCAGCCGGATTGGTTGCGCGAGGGATTGCAGACGCTCGATTCGACCGGAGCCGAAGCAGCGTCCGGTCGTGTCGTTGTTCCACTTCCTCGTTGCCCGACCGACTATGAGAAAAATTTTGCCGGTTTGGAATCGGCCGAATTCGTCACGGCGAACTGTTTTTGCGTGCGTCAGGCACTGGAATCGATCGGCGGGTTCGACGAGCGGTTTACTCGCGCTTGGCGGGAAGACAGCGATTTGCAGTTTGCGCTCCTTGAGCGCGGTTTTCGAATCGTCCGCGCCGACTCGGCCATCGTCGTGCATCCGCTACGTCCGGGAAGTTGGGGCATCAGCCTGCGACAGCAAAACCGAAGCTTTTTCGACGCGCTTTTGTACAAGAAACATCGTCGCCTATTCCGCGAACGGATCGCTCCGTTGCCTTGGAGCTATTATGCGATAGGCGCAGCAATCGTCGGGATTGCAGCAGGCACCGCCGCCGGCATCGAGCCGCTGGCCGGCCTTTCGGCCCTTTGCTGGGTCTTTTTAACCGGTCGATTTCTGATGCGGCGGTTGAGCGGAACCTCCCGTTCGATCAGCCACATCACCGAAATGATCTGCACCTCGGTGCTGATCCCGCCGCTCAGCTTGTATTGGAACCTCCGCGGCGCTTGGCGCTTTCGCGTCTTCTATGGCTAA
- a CDS encoding MFS transporter has translation MDADAWRRCVRLSVTEGALATAMGTLVSGVFLTGFAISLGASHLTIGILAALPSLANIAQLAGAAWLSGGMHRKRLCVGSLAASRVFWLAALAVPLFSAKSNDWLIAGLIAIVAASSVLSSIGGVAWLSWIRDLVPAGKRLGFLGLRNQFDTILALAFGLAGGVFLDIWNANHPQSSVGFVAILMVAVACGLIGISVLNRIEDPKSERVGVDEFDLVRPKAPRHARSAKPRSPLAERNFRNLLAFYVVWNLASNLAMPFFAVFMLETLGLPFWKIMALQTLSSAMALLANRFWTALGERIGTRPVVFLAVLGDAFYPFCWLFLSPQTTWALPLVFLFGAFNTPLAVGGPTLVMRLAPDEQAPAYLATFNTVMGLIMGIAAIAGGWLVGGGSGGSASSALLGSSGIALVFAISFVGRLASLPLLARVNEPDSLPLAVLLKSAIGFAANKRGVAAFASKVEVEPSPAETSFQEFAVDPLAEQATAV, from the coding sequence ATGGATGCGGATGCGTGGCGGCGCTGCGTGCGCCTGTCCGTGACCGAGGGTGCGCTGGCGACAGCGATGGGCACGCTCGTCTCGGGCGTTTTTCTAACTGGCTTTGCGATTTCGTTAGGTGCAAGCCATCTGACCATCGGTATTCTTGCAGCGTTGCCCTCGCTGGCGAATATTGCCCAGCTTGCCGGCGCCGCATGGCTTTCCGGCGGCATGCATCGAAAGCGGCTTTGCGTCGGTTCGTTGGCAGCGAGCCGAGTCTTTTGGCTGGCGGCACTGGCGGTCCCGTTGTTTTCCGCGAAGTCGAACGACTGGCTGATTGCCGGCCTGATCGCGATCGTCGCCGCTTCAAGTGTTTTGTCGTCGATCGGCGGCGTGGCCTGGCTGTCGTGGATTCGTGATCTCGTCCCGGCGGGAAAGCGGCTTGGGTTTTTAGGATTGAGAAATCAGTTCGACACGATACTGGCCCTGGCGTTTGGCCTTGCTGGCGGCGTGTTTCTCGACATTTGGAATGCCAACCATCCGCAGTCGAGCGTCGGATTTGTCGCGATTCTTATGGTCGCCGTTGCCTGCGGCCTGATCGGCATTTCGGTGTTGAATCGGATCGAGGATCCCAAGAGCGAGCGCGTCGGCGTCGATGAGTTCGACCTGGTGCGTCCGAAAGCGCCGCGGCATGCCCGATCTGCAAAGCCCCGCTCGCCTCTTGCGGAAAGAAACTTTCGCAATCTGCTGGCGTTCTACGTGGTTTGGAATCTGGCGTCGAATTTGGCGATGCCGTTCTTCGCGGTATTCATGCTCGAGACGCTCGGGCTTCCCTTCTGGAAAATCATGGCGTTGCAGACGCTGTCGAGCGCGATGGCGCTGCTGGCGAATCGATTCTGGACGGCGCTCGGCGAACGGATTGGAACACGCCCGGTGGTGTTTCTTGCCGTCTTGGGCGACGCATTTTACCCCTTCTGTTGGTTGTTTCTTTCGCCACAAACAACCTGGGCGCTTCCGCTGGTGTTTCTCTTCGGTGCATTCAACACACCGCTCGCGGTCGGCGGCCCGACGTTGGTGATGCGATTGGCGCCGGACGAACAAGCGCCGGCCTACTTGGCCACTTTCAACACCGTCATGGGTTTGATCATGGGCATCGCGGCGATCGCCGGCGGATGGTTGGTTGGAGGTGGAAGCGGAGGCTCCGCTTCGTCCGCTCTGCTCGGCTCGAGTGGCATTGCCCTCGTATTTGCGATTTCGTTCGTCGGCCGGCTCGCAAGCCTGCCGTTGCTGGCGCGAGTGAACGAACCCGACTCGCTGCCGCTTGCGGTACTTTTGAAATCCGCTATAGGATTTGCGGCCAACAAACGAGGCGTCGCCGCGTTCGCATCCAAAGTGGAAGTCGAACCTTCGCCAGCGGAAACATCTTTTCAAGAATTTGCCGTCGATCCGTTGGCCGAACAAGCAACCGCCGTCTGA
- a CDS encoding CehA/McbA family metallohydrolase encodes MYPLRSRRAAPDFFFHDQIYRHDGETIDLPPGKYQVAYTRGPEYRVLQRQIVVPDSATGVEESFRLERWIKMSDFGWYSGDHHIHAAGCSHYESPTAGVTPQDMLRQVEGEDLDVGCVLSWGPCWYVQKQYFSGQVSKLSTRDNLMRYDVEVSGFPSSHCGHVCLLRLTQEDYPGTTRIEQWPSWDLPVLQWGKQQGAVVGFAHSGWELESKAKEPLSYEMPRFDGIGANEYIVDVTQNAVDFISIGDTPPLWELPIWYHTLNCGFTTRIGGETDFPCIYDDRVGMGRSYVKIPRGKPLTFDDWVHGVRDGRSYCSDGMSHLFDFSVNGLGVGEPGDGGRPSFLAAKPGQKLSVKLRVAAMLDENPRDEIRSRPLDQKPYWSIERARVGGSRQVPVELVVNGAAVDRKLVDADGQIQNVAFDFTPMMSSWIAVRVFPSSHTNPIFVEVDGKPIRASRRSAAWCLAAVDVCWKAKMLQIRPAERTAAAAAYEKARAAYRARLAESFNDG; translated from the coding sequence GTGTATCCGCTTCGCAGCCGGCGCGCTGCGCCCGACTTCTTCTTTCACGATCAGATCTACCGGCACGACGGCGAGACGATCGATTTGCCGCCGGGAAAATATCAAGTCGCCTACACGCGCGGACCGGAGTATCGCGTGCTGCAACGCCAAATAGTCGTTCCAGACTCCGCAACCGGCGTCGAGGAATCGTTCCGACTCGAACGCTGGATCAAGATGTCGGATTTCGGCTGGTATTCGGGCGATCATCACATCCATGCCGCCGGCTGTTCGCACTACGAATCGCCGACCGCCGGGGTGACGCCGCAAGACATGCTGCGACAGGTCGAAGGCGAAGACCTCGATGTCGGCTGTGTTCTCTCCTGGGGGCCGTGTTGGTATGTGCAAAAGCAGTATTTTAGCGGCCAAGTGAGCAAGCTCTCGACGCGCGACAACCTGATGCGCTACGACGTCGAAGTGTCGGGCTTTCCGAGCTCGCATTGCGGGCACGTTTGCTTGCTGCGGCTGACGCAGGAAGACTATCCCGGCACGACGCGCATCGAACAATGGCCCAGTTGGGATTTACCCGTTTTGCAATGGGGCAAGCAGCAAGGAGCGGTCGTCGGCTTCGCACATAGCGGCTGGGAATTGGAGAGCAAGGCCAAGGAGCCGCTGAGCTACGAAATGCCGCGGTTCGATGGCATCGGGGCAAACGAGTATATCGTCGATGTCACTCAGAACGCGGTCGATTTCATTTCGATCGGCGACACGCCGCCGCTATGGGAGTTGCCGATCTGGTATCACACGCTGAATTGCGGCTTCACGACGCGCATCGGCGGCGAGACGGATTTTCCCTGCATTTACGACGATCGTGTTGGTATGGGCCGATCGTATGTAAAAATTCCCCGCGGTAAGCCGCTGACGTTCGACGATTGGGTGCATGGCGTTCGCGATGGCCGAAGCTATTGCTCCGACGGCATGAGCCATCTGTTCGACTTTTCGGTCAACGGCTTGGGCGTGGGCGAGCCCGGCGATGGTGGGCGGCCGAGCTTTCTTGCGGCGAAGCCGGGACAGAAGCTCTCAGTCAAGCTGCGTGTGGCGGCGATGCTTGATGAAAATCCGCGCGACGAAATCCGCAGTCGGCCGCTCGATCAGAAACCCTATTGGAGTATCGAGCGAGCACGAGTGGGCGGGTCGCGACAAGTGCCCGTGGAATTGGTGGTCAACGGGGCCGCCGTGGATCGCAAGCTAGTCGATGCCGATGGGCAGATTCAAAATGTGGCGTTCGATTTTACGCCGATGATGTCGAGTTGGATTGCCGTCCGGGTTTTTCCAAGCTCACACACCAATCCGATCTTCGTTGAAGTCGACGGCAAGCCGATTCGCGCAAGCCGGCGGAGCGCGGCATGGTGCTTGGCTGCGGTCGACGTTTGCTGGAAAGCCAAGATGTTGCAAATTCGGCCGGCGGAACGAACGGCCGCTGCCGCGGCATACGAGAAGGCGCGGGCGGCGTATAGGGCCCGTCTTGCCGAATCGTTCAATGACGGTTAG
- a CDS encoding ABC transporter ATP-binding protein, with the protein MPPAIRVSNLVKRYDGRPPVEAVRGLDLLVEQGECFGLLGPNGAGKTTTIEIVEGLLAATSGEVEVLGRQWGRDDDAIRQRIGISLQETRLSEKLSVRETLTLFRSFYRHGIEPQEAMARVSLEEKASAWVGKLSGGQRQRLAVATALVGDPNLLFLDEPTTGLDPQSRRQLWDIIRDFGRQGRTVLLTTHYMDEAERLCDRVAIADHGRLIALGTPRELIATLGGEHVVEFTLVESPQQTPLDPDSLGDLPAVTSARAEDGQICMSVAEPHIALPALLDRLAQSHRQLASLTTRHASLEDVFVKLAGRHSTEGQATSV; encoded by the coding sequence ATGCCGCCGGCGATCCGCGTCAGCAATTTGGTCAAGCGCTACGACGGTCGGCCGCCCGTCGAGGCGGTGCGGGGACTCGATCTGTTGGTCGAGCAGGGCGAATGCTTTGGGCTGCTCGGGCCAAACGGCGCCGGCAAAACGACGACCATTGAGATTGTCGAAGGATTGCTCGCGGCAACCTCGGGCGAAGTGGAGGTGCTCGGCAGGCAGTGGGGACGCGACGACGACGCCATTCGCCAACGCATCGGCATTTCGCTGCAAGAAACGCGGCTCTCCGAAAAACTCTCCGTTCGCGAAACGCTAACGCTCTTCCGGAGCTTTTATCGCCACGGCATCGAGCCGCAAGAAGCGATGGCCCGGGTATCGCTGGAGGAAAAGGCCTCGGCCTGGGTGGGAAAACTTTCTGGCGGGCAGCGGCAACGGCTGGCGGTCGCCACGGCGCTGGTGGGCGATCCCAATCTGCTTTTTCTGGATGAGCCGACCACCGGATTAGATCCGCAATCGCGCCGCCAATTGTGGGACATCATCCGCGACTTCGGCCGTCAGGGCCGCACGGTCCTGCTCACCACGCATTATATGGACGAAGCCGAGCGGCTGTGCGACCGGGTGGCGATTGCCGATCATGGCCGGCTGATTGCGCTGGGAACGCCGCGAGAATTGATCGCCACTCTCGGCGGCGAGCACGTCGTTGAATTCACGCTCGTCGAATCGCCGCAGCAAACGCCGCTCGATCCCGATTCGCTCGGCGATCTGCCGGCCGTGACTTCGGCGCGCGCGGAGGACGGACAGATTTGCATGTCGGTCGCAGAGCCGCATATCGCGCTGCCGGCGCTATTGGACCGGCTCGCACAATCGCACCGGCAACTGGCCAGCCTCACCACCCGACATGCCAGCTTGGAAGACGTGTTC